A genome region from Alteripontixanthobacter maritimus includes the following:
- the pstC gene encoding phosphate ABC transporter permease subunit PstC, translating into MSPVILLLLALGLGLAGWLAARARAWTFKRDTNGGRIAALPNYHAWYVALWIAVPVLAFIAIWSVVAPNLVNQSVLASPAAAELPAFGFKRDAILNEARAVANGDAQAVFNDTARALVDPFRDAFARYNFIGIAVTLAIGLLSGMIAFLRLRPDFTARTRVERAVMTILLLASLVAILTTLGIVVSLVFETIRFFGMVSPIDFLFGTHWGPDPMANPDNPDASRYGAIPLFWGTIFIGAIIAMIVAIPLGLMSAIYLTQYAHPRIRSWVKPALEILAGVPTVVYGYFAALTVAPFIRDVALSIGFSSASSESALAAGLVMGVMIIPFVSSMADDSIAAVPAAMRDGSLAMGATQSETIKRVLIPAALPGIVAGVMLAISRAIGETMIVVMAASTAANLSANPLESMTTVTVQIVAMLTGEGSFDHPATLSAFALGFVLFLVTLGLNFVALRVVKRFRETYE; encoded by the coding sequence ATGTCGCCGGTCATCCTGCTTCTCCTCGCCCTGGGGCTTGGTCTTGCCGGATGGCTGGCGGCGCGCGCCCGCGCCTGGACTTTCAAGCGCGATACGAATGGCGGCCGGATCGCCGCCCTGCCGAATTATCACGCCTGGTATGTGGCATTGTGGATCGCTGTACCGGTGCTAGCATTCATCGCGATCTGGAGCGTCGTTGCGCCCAACCTTGTGAACCAGTCGGTGCTGGCCAGTCCGGCGGCGGCGGAGCTGCCTGCATTCGGCTTCAAGCGCGACGCCATCCTTAACGAAGCCCGCGCGGTCGCCAATGGTGATGCGCAGGCGGTGTTCAACGATACCGCCCGCGCGCTGGTCGATCCGTTCCGCGATGCCTTCGCGCGCTACAATTTCATCGGCATCGCCGTCACCCTTGCCATCGGGCTGTTGTCCGGGATGATAGCATTCCTGCGCCTGAGACCGGACTTTACCGCCCGCACCCGGGTCGAGCGGGCGGTGATGACGATCCTGTTGCTGGCGTCGCTGGTGGCGATCCTCACTACGTTGGGCATCGTGGTGTCGCTGGTGTTCGAGACCATCCGGTTCTTCGGCATGGTCAGTCCCATCGACTTCCTGTTCGGCACCCATTGGGGGCCTGACCCGATGGCCAATCCGGACAATCCCGATGCGAGCCGTTACGGCGCGATACCGCTGTTCTGGGGCACGATCTTCATTGGTGCGATCATAGCCATGATCGTGGCGATCCCGCTGGGTTTGATGAGCGCCATCTACCTCACCCAATACGCCCACCCGCGCATACGTAGTTGGGTGAAACCCGCCCTGGAGATACTCGCTGGCGTACCCACAGTGGTCTATGGCTATTTCGCCGCGCTGACGGTGGCGCCATTCATTCGTGACGTGGCTCTGTCGATCGGGTTTTCCAGCGCGTCGAGTGAAAGTGCGCTTGCTGCCGGCTTGGTTATGGGCGTCATGATCATTCCATTCGTCTCTTCCATGGCCGATGACAGTATCGCCGCTGTCCCCGCCGCCATGCGCGATGGTAGCCTGGCCATGGGCGCGACCCAGTCCGAAACCATCAAGCGGGTGCTTATCCCCGCCGCCCTTCCCGGAATCGTCGCTGGCGTGATGCTCGCCATCAGCCGTGCGATCGGGGAAACCATGATCGTGGTCATGGCCGCCTCCACTGCCGCAAACTTATCCGCCAATCCGCTGGAATCGATGACCACCGTGACGGTGCAGATCGTGGCCATGCTGACGGGCGAAGGCAGCTTTGACCATCCGGCCACGCTAAGCGCGTTTGCATTGGGCTTCGTGCTGTTCCTGGTGACGCTGGGGCTGAACTTCGTCGCCCTGCGCGTAGTGAAGAGGTTCCGCGAAACCTATGAGTAA
- a CDS encoding substrate-binding domain-containing protein, with product MKFTTRLAATLCAASALTLAACGDGSSTNGGSRDSVRAVGSSTVYPFAKAVAESLARSNPDVKSPIIESTGTGGGMKLFCAGEGPSTPDMANASRRMKASEFATCQENGVNDVIELQVGLDGIAFASAKGGITMNLTPEIVYRALAARPYGEEQTATLWSDVDPSLPAEKILVYGPPSTSGTRDALKELVLEAGCEAEASMETIKAEDEDRYDQLCTEVRSDGAYVDQGEQDNLIVQKIENNDKAVGVFGYSYLEENADKVQGLPMNGVDPTYENISTFAYPGARPLYVYVKKSHIGAIPGLAEYLAEWTKSWVKDGPLAKIGLVASPDDVMAANMKAATDYTTIDGSELK from the coding sequence ATGAAATTCACTACCAGACTGGCCGCCACGCTGTGCGCGGCATCCGCTCTCACTCTTGCCGCATGCGGTGACGGTTCCAGCACCAATGGCGGCAGCCGCGATTCGGTCCGCGCCGTGGGTTCCTCCACCGTTTACCCGTTTGCAAAAGCCGTCGCCGAATCGCTCGCGCGTTCGAACCCCGACGTCAAATCCCCAATCATCGAATCGACCGGCACCGGCGGCGGCATGAAGCTGTTCTGCGCGGGCGAAGGCCCCAGCACGCCCGACATGGCCAACGCGTCGCGCCGTATGAAGGCGAGCGAGTTCGCCACCTGTCAGGAAAACGGCGTTAACGACGTTATCGAACTTCAAGTCGGCCTCGACGGGATTGCGTTTGCATCGGCCAAGGGCGGCATCACGATGAACCTGACACCGGAAATCGTCTATCGCGCACTGGCCGCCCGCCCCTATGGCGAAGAGCAGACCGCGACGCTGTGGTCGGACGTCGATCCAAGCCTGCCGGCGGAAAAGATCCTGGTATACGGCCCGCCATCAACATCGGGCACGCGCGATGCGCTGAAGGAACTGGTCTTGGAAGCAGGATGCGAAGCCGAAGCGTCGATGGAAACCATCAAGGCCGAGGACGAAGATCGTTACGACCAGCTCTGCACCGAAGTCCGCAGCGACGGCGCTTATGTCGATCAGGGCGAGCAGGATAACCTGATCGTCCAGAAAATAGAGAATAACGACAAGGCTGTGGGTGTTTTTGGCTATTCCTACCTTGAGGAAAATGCCGACAAGGTTCAGGGGCTGCCCATGAACGGGGTTGATCCGACATACGAAAACATCTCGACCTTCGCCTATCCCGGCGCGCGTCCGCTGTATGTCTATGTCAAGAAGTCACACATTGGCGCGATTCCAGGCTTGGCCGAATATCTTGCTGAATGGACCAAGAGCTGGGTCAAGGATGGCCCGCTTGCCAAGATCGGTCTTGTCGCCTCGCCGGACGATGTCATGGCCGCCAACATGAAAGCTGCCACCGACTACACGACCATCGACGGTAGCGAACTGAAGTAA
- a CDS encoding OprO/OprP family phosphate-selective porin, which produces MSRISLYRTAALGAVCLWATPAFAQDAGDAAIQQELAEMRAQMQAMAQRIDVLQAELASTEAELVAKDEANEAAITAAGVEIASAKTANEGGVGTVSAWKGAPVISGPGGVTFKPRGRLQYDAGSISAPDSTGVDDGFGNEARRIRVGVQGDLTGGFGYKVEVDVTDGAELTDAIITYDTDNFGVTVGQHNNFQGLEELTSSLSISFLERAAFTDAFGFQRKVGVSGEVKTGDLLLQGGVFTDNITDLPNKQVGADARVVLMPKFGEAQLHLGASVHYTDFDEANSSVRYRQRPAKHFTSTRFLNTGTFEGTNATGYGLEAAAIAGPFHVTGEAFWQNVDRPDLNNDPGFFGGYAEVGYFLTGGDSRGYKSGKFDRIKPANPVGDGGIGAIQLNLRYDYLDLNDAGIVGGKQNGYLASMIWSPTAYTRFMIDYASLAYDDAVIPAANGDRDYTVNTLGLRAQVDF; this is translated from the coding sequence ATGTCTCGTATCTCGCTTTATCGCACCGCCGCATTGGGCGCAGTCTGTTTGTGGGCGACACCCGCTTTCGCGCAGGATGCCGGTGATGCTGCCATTCAGCAGGAACTGGCTGAGATGCGCGCGCAGATGCAGGCGATGGCGCAGCGGATCGATGTTTTGCAGGCCGAACTCGCATCGACCGAAGCCGAACTGGTGGCCAAGGACGAAGCGAACGAGGCGGCCATTACCGCAGCCGGTGTTGAGATCGCATCCGCCAAGACTGCCAATGAGGGCGGTGTCGGTACGGTATCGGCCTGGAAGGGTGCCCCGGTCATTTCCGGACCTGGCGGTGTCACTTTCAAACCGCGCGGTCGTCTGCAGTATGATGCAGGCTCCATTTCGGCGCCCGATTCGACCGGCGTCGATGACGGCTTCGGCAATGAAGCACGCCGCATCCGCGTAGGCGTTCAGGGCGATCTGACCGGTGGTTTCGGTTACAAGGTGGAAGTCGACGTCACCGACGGCGCGGAGCTGACCGACGCCATCATCACTTACGACACCGATAACTTCGGCGTCACTGTGGGCCAGCACAACAATTTTCAGGGTCTGGAAGAACTTACTTCCAGCCTCAGCATTTCGTTTCTGGAACGCGCTGCGTTTACGGATGCGTTCGGTTTCCAGCGTAAGGTCGGCGTATCCGGCGAAGTGAAAACGGGCGACCTGCTGCTGCAAGGCGGTGTCTTCACAGACAACATTACCGACCTGCCGAACAAGCAGGTTGGCGCCGATGCGCGCGTAGTGCTCATGCCAAAATTCGGCGAAGCGCAGCTGCACCTGGGCGCATCCGTCCACTACACCGACTTCGACGAAGCCAATTCCTCGGTCCGCTATCGCCAGCGTCCGGCCAAGCACTTCACTTCCACCCGCTTCCTCAACACCGGAACCTTCGAGGGCACCAATGCCACCGGCTACGGTCTGGAAGCGGCCGCTATCGCTGGACCTTTCCACGTCACCGGCGAGGCCTTCTGGCAGAATGTCGACCGCCCCGATCTCAACAACGATCCCGGCTTCTTCGGCGGCTATGCGGAAGTCGGGTACTTCCTGACCGGCGGCGACAGTCGCGGATACAAAAGCGGGAAGTTCGACCGCATCAAGCCAGCAAACCCGGTTGGCGACGGCGGGATCGGGGCCATCCAGCTGAACCTGCGTTACGATTACCTCGACCTCAACGATGCAGGTATCGTAGGTGGCAAGCAAAACGGTTATCTGGCATCGATGATCTGGTCGCCGACCGCTTATACGCGTTTCATGATCGACTACGCATCGCTGGCCTATGACGACGCTGTCATCCCGGCTGCGAATGGCGATCGGGATTATACGGTCAACACACTGGGCCTTCGCGCTCAGGTCGACTTCTGA
- a CDS encoding sensor histidine kinase — protein sequence MDRNSALPWPSMAIAVSGCVGLLVLGVSWLVVAVLLLLWLASLLLHYQAEPKLEPPASSDTISRENLTKLMEHSSLPLLVADGDRVVEVNILARELLGDHLVGQDIRIALRHPDAIALIEGTKEQATVRGLIRRRDIWQINRQRVNGSLTVLELVNRTPEADIGRAHTDFVANASHELRTPLASIIGYAETLSEDGVPEEKRARFLDTITREARRMSALVEDLMSLSRVEAEKHDQPRAPINLSEIVERGARDGAGPQRSGRLDLHIAPHIEALGDSQQIEQLLRNLVDNALKYGDSEQPVTVSLTRGQRDMAMLTVKDRGPGIPAEHIPHLTRRFYRTDPGRSRASGGTGLGLAIVKHVIERHCGHMEIRSEVGVGTEVLIKLPTAASNG from the coding sequence ATGGATCGCAACAGCGCCCTCCCTTGGCCGAGCATGGCAATTGCGGTTTCCGGGTGTGTCGGCCTGCTCGTACTGGGTGTGTCGTGGCTGGTGGTCGCTGTGCTGCTGCTGTTGTGGCTCGCATCGCTGCTGCTGCATTATCAGGCTGAACCGAAGCTGGAACCGCCTGCATCCTCCGACACGATTTCCCGCGAAAACCTGACCAAGCTTATGGAGCACTCCTCGCTCCCGTTGCTCGTGGCGGATGGGGACCGCGTGGTCGAGGTCAATATCCTTGCCCGCGAATTGCTGGGCGACCATCTCGTGGGGCAGGATATCCGCATCGCCCTGCGCCACCCCGATGCCATCGCACTGATCGAAGGGACGAAGGAACAGGCCACCGTACGCGGATTGATCCGTCGGCGCGATATCTGGCAGATCAACCGTCAGCGCGTAAACGGATCGCTGACCGTGCTGGAACTGGTCAATCGCACGCCGGAAGCCGATATTGGCCGCGCGCATACGGATTTTGTGGCCAATGCCAGCCACGAATTGCGTACCCCGCTCGCCAGTATCATCGGATACGCCGAAACCCTGTCCGAAGACGGTGTGCCGGAAGAAAAGCGCGCAAGGTTCCTCGATACCATTACTCGTGAGGCACGGCGGATGAGTGCGCTCGTCGAGGATCTTATGTCGCTATCGCGCGTCGAGGCGGAGAAGCACGATCAGCCCCGCGCACCGATCAATCTGTCGGAAATTGTCGAACGCGGCGCACGCGACGGGGCCGGACCGCAGCGTTCTGGAAGGCTCGACCTACACATTGCGCCGCATATCGAAGCTCTCGGCGATAGCCAGCAGATAGAACAGTTGTTGCGGAACCTGGTTGATAATGCGCTTAAATATGGGGACTCCGAACAGCCGGTCACCGTGTCGCTAACACGTGGTCAGCGCGATATGGCGATGCTCACTGTGAAGGATCGCGGTCCGGGCATTCCGGCGGAACACATCCCGCATCTGACCCGCCGGTTCTACCGCACCGATCCCGGTCGCAGCCGCGCATCGGGCGGGACGGGATTAGGTCTCGCGATCGTCAAGCACGTCATCGAGCGGCATTGCGGTCACATGGAGATCCGGTCGGAGGTAGGTGTGGGCACCGAAGTGTTGATCAAACTGCCGACTGCTGCATCGAACGGTTGA
- the recJ gene encoding single-stranded-DNA-specific exonuclease RecJ, whose protein sequence is MTTTRQPSGTDTSARTSARACVFGVDNSLSGKAWHWRGGNMDLRGGQTEGQLDDIVTQLLVSRGVERDDVERHRDPTLRGFLPNPSVFQDMDVAADRIAQAIIGGESITVYGDYDVDGATSAALVIRLLRMLGHDAQYYIPDRLLEGYGPSGEALVKLAGEGSSLIVTVDCGAMAHQALGMAHDAGVDVIVVDHHKCSAELPRAAAMVNPNRLDESDEGAAHGHLAAVGVAFILAVALVRTLRTRNFFKDRKEPDLFGLLDLVALGTVADVAALHGLNRALVAQGLKVMAKRDNTGMSALIDASRLKRAPICSDLGFALGPRINAGGRVGESTLGVRLLTTLDQEEAQAISAQLSQLNEERRAIEAAVQEQAEAQLAAQHNRAVIVLSGRGWHPGVIGIVAGRIKEKTGKPSLVIAIDPDTGTGKGSGRSITGVDLGAAIIAAREAGFLMAGGGHAMAAGMTVKAGELDALADWLDERLGSAVAKANASQQFTLDLALAPGGLTSDLVTSMDGAGPFGVGWPAPRIAVGPVRLVKADTVGTDHVRIIASGEDGRSFKAIAFRAAESPMGQALLHGSRGRRFWLAGRAKIDDWASTPQAELHLEDAAFAD, encoded by the coding sequence ATGACCACCACCAGGCAGCCATCCGGAACCGACACGTCCGCTCGTACATCGGCACGCGCTTGCGTATTCGGGGTCGACAACTCGCTGTCCGGCAAGGCTTGGCATTGGCGCGGCGGCAATATGGATTTACGCGGCGGACAGACCGAAGGGCAACTCGACGATATCGTGACCCAGCTTCTCGTCTCGCGCGGCGTGGAGCGGGATGATGTGGAGCGGCATCGCGATCCAACCCTGCGCGGATTCCTGCCCAATCCATCTGTGTTTCAGGACATGGATGTGGCGGCGGACCGCATCGCGCAGGCGATCATCGGCGGCGAGAGTATTACGGTCTACGGCGATTACGACGTGGACGGCGCAACCAGCGCGGCGCTGGTCATCCGGCTGCTGCGGATGCTCGGGCATGATGCACAATACTACATTCCCGACCGTTTGCTGGAGGGTTACGGCCCCAGCGGCGAGGCACTGGTCAAGCTGGCCGGCGAAGGCTCCAGCCTGATCGTCACCGTGGATTGCGGTGCCATGGCGCATCAGGCCCTGGGGATGGCGCATGATGCCGGGGTCGATGTGATCGTGGTGGACCACCATAAATGTTCGGCCGAACTACCCCGCGCCGCCGCGATGGTGAACCCCAACCGGCTGGACGAAAGCGACGAAGGTGCGGCGCATGGGCATCTGGCCGCGGTGGGCGTGGCGTTCATCCTCGCCGTTGCGCTGGTTCGGACGCTGCGCACGCGCAATTTCTTCAAGGATCGCAAGGAGCCCGACCTGTTCGGGCTGCTCGACCTCGTGGCACTGGGCACGGTTGCCGATGTAGCCGCCTTGCACGGGCTGAACCGTGCGCTGGTTGCGCAAGGTCTGAAGGTGATGGCGAAGCGGGACAACACCGGGATGAGCGCATTGATCGATGCCAGTCGGTTGAAACGCGCGCCGATCTGCAGCGACCTCGGCTTTGCGCTTGGCCCACGTATCAATGCCGGCGGACGGGTTGGCGAATCGACCTTGGGTGTCCGGCTTCTGACCACTCTCGATCAGGAAGAAGCGCAGGCCATTTCGGCCCAGCTTTCGCAACTGAACGAAGAACGCCGGGCCATCGAGGCGGCAGTGCAGGAGCAGGCCGAGGCGCAGTTGGCGGCGCAGCACAACCGCGCGGTCATCGTTCTGTCCGGGCGCGGTTGGCATCCCGGTGTGATCGGTATTGTCGCGGGCCGAATCAAGGAAAAGACCGGGAAACCGTCGCTGGTCATCGCGATCGATCCGGACACAGGTACAGGCAAGGGTTCGGGCCGATCCATCACCGGCGTGGACCTCGGCGCAGCTATTATCGCTGCGCGCGAGGCTGGCTTCCTGATGGCGGGTGGCGGTCACGCAATGGCCGCCGGAATGACCGTGAAGGCAGGCGAGTTGGACGCACTGGCCGATTGGCTCGACGAGCGATTGGGCAGTGCGGTGGCGAAGGCAAATGCCTCTCAGCAATTTACGCTCGACCTTGCGCTGGCGCCGGGCGGGCTGACGTCGGATCTTGTCACTTCGATGGACGGTGCCGGACCTTTCGGGGTCGGGTGGCCCGCCCCGCGCATCGCCGTCGGGCCGGTGCGGCTGGTCAAGGCGGATACTGTCGGGACCGACCATGTGCGTATTATCGCCAGCGGAGAGGACGGGCGTAGTTTCAAAGCGATCGCTTTCCGCGCTGCCGAAAGTCCGATGGGCCAGGCCCTGCTGCACGGATCGCGTGGACGCCGGTTCTGGCTGGCCGGCCGCGCCAAGATCGACGACTGGGCCAGCACACCGCAGGCGGAATTGCATCTTGAAGACGCGGCTTTTGCGGATTGA
- a CDS encoding flavodoxin family protein has protein sequence MESAQPPLESNLLIAWHSRTGASEQLATAAAKGAGSSARLLRCDDVAPPDLLTASACLFVCPENLATMSGLMKEMFDRCYYPVLGKIEGCAYATIIAAGSDGEGAQRQIDRIAKGLRLKRVADPIIICTNAQTQEDIMRVKTLKESEKRQAYNLGQAIAEGIALGVF, from the coding sequence ATGGAAAGTGCGCAGCCTCCTCTGGAATCCAACCTATTGATCGCGTGGCATAGCCGGACGGGCGCCAGCGAACAGCTTGCCACTGCGGCCGCAAAGGGGGCTGGCTCCAGCGCGCGGTTGTTGCGCTGCGATGATGTTGCTCCGCCGGACCTGCTGACGGCGTCGGCCTGCCTGTTTGTCTGCCCGGAAAATCTCGCCACGATGAGCGGCTTGATGAAAGAGATGTTCGACAGGTGTTACTACCCCGTCCTCGGCAAGATCGAAGGGTGCGCCTATGCAACGATAATTGCGGCCGGATCGGACGGAGAGGGCGCACAGCGCCAGATCGACCGAATTGCAAAAGGCTTGCGTCTGAAACGTGTGGCTGACCCCATTATCATATGCACCAACGCGCAGACGCAGGAAGATATAATGCGCGTGAAAACGCTGAAGGAAAGCGAGAAGCGGCAAGCCTATAATTTGGGGCAAGCCATCGCTGAAGGAATTGCGCTGGGTGTATTCTAA
- a CDS encoding AHH domain-containing protein: MRGSDGYDPAMQRHHLVPLQVMRHIHFKDLFEKLQITRCKFDDFRLNGLLLPAQESAARRTGLPMHRGPHRHYNEMVMQRVGQIDSGFQRTRRRFPNIAGDSALMRLQLLARALRRRLSEQGRSPITLNSYDPIGAAQDFTNLDSLADNLWTASETAV, from the coding sequence ATGCGTGGCAGCGATGGGTACGATCCAGCGATGCAACGCCATCATCTCGTTCCGTTACAAGTGATGCGGCACATTCATTTTAAAGACTTGTTCGAAAAATTGCAGATAACCCGCTGCAAATTCGACGATTTTCGCCTGAACGGGCTACTGCTTCCCGCCCAGGAAAGCGCCGCGCGGCGCACAGGACTGCCCATGCACCGCGGCCCGCACCGCCACTACAACGAAATGGTCATGCAACGTGTCGGACAAATCGACTCCGGGTTTCAGCGCACCCGCCGGCGGTTTCCCAATATCGCCGGCGACAGTGCACTGATGCGATTGCAGCTGCTTGCACGCGCATTACGCCGCCGGTTGTCGGAACAAGGTCGCTCGCCGATCACCTTGAACAGCTACGATCCGATCGGCGCGGCTCAAGACTTTACCAATCTCGATTCGCTGGCAGACAATTTATGGACTGCGAGCGAAACCGCAGTCTGA
- a CDS encoding NAD(P)H-dependent flavin oxidoreductase, protein MPLPAPFDRLRLPVIGSPLFIVSGPELVIAQCKAGIVGSFPALNARPSGVLDEWLHRITEELAAHNRDNPDRPAAPFAVNQIVHKSNQRLEEDMQVCEKWQVPLVITSLGAREDIFAAVKNWGGITMHDVINNRFANKAIDKGATGLIPVAAGAGGHAGTQSPFALMQEIRDWFDGLIALSGSIAHGRSVLAAQALGADFGYIGSAFIATEEANADAAYKQGIVDGDADGIVYTNLFTGVHGNYLRSSIEKAGLNPDDLPTSDPSKMNFGSGGNSKAKAWKDIWGSGQGVGAVKAVETVADRVDRLEAEYNSAKDDLMAKLG, encoded by the coding sequence CGTCTGCGCCTGCCCGTCATCGGCTCTCCATTGTTTATCGTATCAGGGCCGGAGCTGGTTATCGCACAGTGCAAGGCCGGCATCGTCGGCAGCTTTCCCGCACTGAATGCCCGCCCTTCCGGCGTGCTGGACGAATGGCTGCACCGGATTACGGAAGAACTCGCGGCGCACAACCGGGACAATCCGGACCGCCCGGCAGCGCCGTTTGCGGTCAATCAGATCGTTCACAAATCGAACCAGCGCCTCGAAGAAGATATGCAGGTTTGCGAAAAATGGCAGGTACCGCTTGTCATCACCTCGCTCGGCGCGCGGGAAGATATCTTTGCTGCGGTCAAGAACTGGGGCGGCATCACCATGCATGATGTCATCAACAATCGCTTCGCCAACAAGGCTATCGATAAGGGCGCGACTGGCCTTATTCCCGTGGCGGCGGGCGCAGGCGGCCATGCTGGTACACAGTCCCCCTTCGCACTGATGCAGGAAATTCGCGACTGGTTCGACGGCCTGATCGCGCTGTCGGGCTCTATCGCGCACGGCCGCTCGGTACTGGCGGCGCAGGCGCTGGGCGCGGATTTCGGCTATATCGGCAGCGCCTTCATCGCGACCGAAGAGGCGAATGCGGACGCTGCCTACAAGCAGGGCATCGTCGACGGGGATGCGGACGGTATCGTCTACACCAACCTTTTCACTGGCGTGCACGGTAATTACCTGCGCAGCTCCATCGAAAAGGCCGGGCTTAACCCCGACGACTTGCCGACCAGCGATCCCAGCAAGATGAATTTCGGTAGCGGCGGCAATTCCAAGGCCAAGGCGTGGAAGGACATCTGGGGTTCCGGTCAAGGCGTCGGAGCGGTCAAAGCGGTAGAAACCGTGGCCGATCGGGTCGACCGGCTGGAAGCGGAGTACAACTCGGCTAAGGACGATCTTATGGCCAAACTTGGCTAA